One Nocardioides oleivorans DNA segment encodes these proteins:
- a CDS encoding sigma-70 family RNA polymerase sigma factor: protein MARASAVDRVQEVYATSYRRLVGQLTGVTGDPVEAEDAVMEAFARAVNSSRSFLAADNPEAWLRTVAVNVTRTRWRRSRFFRDVSHRLVAQQSYADLPDDRIALLAALRQLPAAQREAIALHHLADLSVHEVADAVGAPVGTVKARLARGRTALAALLAEPDTATPTERSPR from the coding sequence ATGGCCCGGGCGAGCGCAGTGGACCGCGTGCAGGAGGTGTACGCCACCTCCTACCGCCGCCTCGTGGGCCAGCTCACCGGCGTGACGGGCGATCCCGTCGAGGCCGAGGACGCGGTCATGGAGGCCTTCGCCCGCGCGGTGAACTCCTCACGCTCCTTCCTCGCCGCCGACAACCCGGAGGCGTGGCTGCGCACCGTCGCGGTCAACGTCACCCGGACCCGCTGGCGCCGCAGCCGCTTCTTCCGCGACGTGAGCCACCGACTCGTCGCCCAGCAGTCGTACGCCGACCTCCCGGACGACCGCATCGCGCTGCTGGCCGCGCTCCGCCAGCTGCCCGCCGCCCAGCGCGAGGCGATCGCCCTGCACCACCTCGCCGACCTCTCGGTCCACGAGGTCGCCGACGCCGTCGGAGCGCCGGTCGGCACGGTCAAGGCGCGCCTGGCCCGCGGTCGTACGGCCCTCGCCGCGTTGCTGGCCGAGCCCGACACCGCGACGCCGACCGAGAGGAGCCCTCGATGA
- a CDS encoding carbohydrate ABC transporter permease, producing the protein MTTASIRRGQNRDGWLFVAPAMLLLAVFLAFPVLMALWVSVSDWRGVGSPFSGDVGFVGTDNYANILTGGSLQQRDFGTAMRNNVYYVLLVVPIQTAVALGLAVLVHTKALKGRGFFRTAFYFPSVTSAVAITVLWLFLFNSTGAVNAMLGWVGIDGPNWFGDARGIIHTALGAVGVDAPAALTDHRALGITWWEWLAGPSFAMSAFILLAVFTTSGTFMLLFIAALNNVGDEVEEAGMVDGANAWQRFWHLTLPMLRPTLFTVLTLGLIGTWQVFDQIYTGTQGGPAKTTLTPAYLSFQTSFNSQRWGEGAAIAFILFAIIVVLTLLQRWALREKS; encoded by the coding sequence GTGACGACCGCGTCGATCCGCCGGGGGCAGAACCGGGACGGGTGGTTGTTCGTCGCCCCCGCGATGCTGCTCCTGGCGGTGTTCCTCGCCTTCCCGGTCCTGATGGCGCTGTGGGTCAGCGTCTCGGACTGGAGGGGTGTGGGCAGCCCGTTCTCCGGTGACGTCGGGTTCGTAGGCACGGACAACTACGCCAACATCCTCACGGGCGGCAGCCTGCAGCAGCGCGACTTCGGCACGGCGATGCGCAACAACGTCTACTACGTGCTGCTCGTCGTGCCGATCCAGACCGCCGTCGCCCTCGGACTCGCCGTGCTCGTCCACACCAAGGCACTGAAGGGACGCGGCTTCTTCCGCACGGCGTTCTACTTCCCCTCGGTCACGAGCGCGGTCGCCATCACGGTGCTGTGGCTGTTCCTCTTCAACAGCACCGGGGCCGTCAACGCGATGCTCGGCTGGGTCGGGATCGACGGGCCGAACTGGTTCGGCGACGCGCGCGGCATCATCCACACCGCCCTCGGTGCCGTCGGGGTCGACGCACCGGCCGCGCTGACCGACCACCGCGCGCTCGGCATCACCTGGTGGGAGTGGCTCGCAGGCCCCTCCTTCGCCATGTCGGCGTTCATCCTGCTCGCGGTCTTCACGACGTCGGGCACCTTCATGCTGCTGTTCATCGCGGCGCTCAACAACGTCGGCGACGAGGTCGAGGAGGCCGGCATGGTCGACGGCGCCAACGCCTGGCAGCGCTTCTGGCACCTCACGCTGCCGATGCTCCGACCGACGCTGTTCACGGTGCTGACCCTGGGCCTGATCGGCACGTGGCAGGTCTTCGACCAGATCTACACGGGCACGCAGGGCGGGCCCGCCAAGACCACGCTGACCCCGGCCTACCTGTCGTTCCAGACCTCGTTCAACTCCCAGCGCTGGGGCGAAGGGGCCGCCATCGCCTTCATCCTCTTCGCGATCATCGTCGTCCTCACGCTGCTCCAGCGGTGGGCGCTCAGGGAGAAGTCATGA
- a CDS encoding sugar ABC transporter substrate-binding protein — MKHLHRTGPAAALAVAASLALAACGGGSGFDDSSDPSTDGGGGGEAIQILIGSSGDAETQAVEEAVAAWSEESGTEATVQAATDLAQELSQGFTSNNPPDVFYVSTDALAGYAANGSLLAYGDQLANADDFYPTLVDAFTIDDQFYCAPKDFSTLGLVINTRLWKDAGLTDADVPTTWDELADVAETLTQGKVVGLTFGPEYQRVGSFFPQAGGSMVSEDGSEATVDSPENLEALDFVQQMMDDGVASYSSTLGAGWGGEAFGKELAAMTIEGNWIAGAMQNDFPDVDYTVAELPEGPAGPGTLAFTNCWGIAAQSGNQDDAVSLVEYLTQADQQLTFADAFGVIPSVQSAAESYAADRPEFQPFVAGAEYAQNPPAQEGAADVIADFNAQLEGLEGGDPQAILESVQQSMQAVVGQ; from the coding sequence ATGAAGCACCTCCACCGCACCGGACCTGCTGCCGCCCTGGCGGTCGCCGCGTCGCTCGCCCTCGCCGCCTGCGGTGGCGGCAGCGGCTTCGACGACTCGAGCGACCCCTCCACCGACGGTGGTGGCGGCGGCGAGGCGATCCAGATCCTCATCGGGTCGTCGGGCGACGCCGAGACCCAGGCGGTCGAGGAGGCGGTGGCCGCGTGGTCGGAGGAGAGCGGCACGGAGGCCACGGTCCAGGCCGCGACCGACCTCGCGCAGGAGCTGAGCCAGGGCTTCACGTCCAACAACCCGCCGGACGTCTTTTACGTCTCCACCGACGCCCTCGCCGGCTATGCCGCCAACGGCTCGCTGCTGGCGTACGGCGACCAGCTGGCCAACGCCGACGACTTCTACCCGACCCTCGTCGACGCCTTCACCATCGACGACCAGTTCTACTGCGCGCCGAAGGACTTCTCCACGCTCGGCCTGGTCATCAACACCCGGCTCTGGAAGGACGCGGGCCTCACCGACGCCGACGTGCCGACCACGTGGGACGAGCTGGCCGACGTCGCCGAGACCCTGACCCAGGGCAAGGTCGTCGGCCTCACCTTCGGTCCGGAGTACCAGCGCGTCGGCTCCTTCTTCCCCCAGGCGGGCGGGTCGATGGTCAGCGAGGACGGCTCCGAGGCGACCGTCGACAGCCCCGAGAACCTCGAGGCGCTCGACTTCGTGCAGCAGATGATGGACGACGGCGTCGCCTCCTACTCCTCCACGCTCGGCGCGGGCTGGGGCGGCGAGGCCTTCGGCAAGGAGCTGGCCGCGATGACGATCGAGGGCAACTGGATCGCCGGCGCGATGCAGAACGACTTCCCCGACGTCGACTACACGGTGGCCGAGCTGCCCGAGGGACCGGCCGGCCCGGGCACCCTCGCCTTCACCAACTGCTGGGGCATCGCCGCCCAGAGCGGCAACCAGGACGACGCGGTCTCCCTGGTCGAGTACCTCACCCAGGCCGACCAGCAGCTGACGTTCGCCGACGCGTTCGGCGTGATCCCGTCCGTGCAGAGCGCCGCGGAGTCCTACGCCGCCGACCGGCCCGAGTTCCAGCCGTTCGTCGCGGGCGCCGAGTACGCCCAGAACCCGCCGGCCCAGGAGGGCGCGGCCGACGTCATCGCCGACTTCAACGCCCAGCTCGAGGGCCTGGAGGGCGGAGACCCGCAGGCGATCCTCGAGTCGGTCCAGCAGTCGATGCAGGCCGTCGTCGGACAGTGA
- a CDS encoding carbohydrate ABC transporter permease produces MTARRPGLWLYAVLVAMAVVYIFPFLIDVATSFKTEPEAAANPISLVPQTFTTAAYEQLFGGDAFPTWFKNSVVVTLFVTAGRVFFDSLAGYALARIHFRGRALMFAILVAIMAVPNVVLLIPKFLVINQLGIYNSYAGLIVPLLVDAAGIFIMKNFFESIPVSVEEQARIDGAGTFRLFWSVVLPMARPALVTIVILSFQGSWNELSHFIVAANDPELTNLTKGVASLASNQLGQGTKYPLKLAAAAVMTIPVAIVFLVFQKRIMNTSSGAVKG; encoded by the coding sequence ATGACGGCCCGGCGTCCCGGCCTGTGGCTGTACGCCGTCCTGGTCGCGATGGCCGTCGTCTACATCTTCCCGTTCCTGATCGACGTCGCCACGTCCTTCAAGACCGAGCCGGAGGCCGCGGCCAACCCGATCTCGCTGGTGCCGCAGACCTTCACGACGGCGGCCTACGAGCAGCTCTTCGGCGGGGACGCGTTCCCCACCTGGTTCAAGAACTCGGTCGTCGTCACCCTGTTCGTCACGGCGGGGCGGGTCTTCTTCGACTCCCTCGCCGGCTACGCGCTCGCCCGGATCCACTTCCGCGGCCGCGCGCTGATGTTCGCGATCCTGGTGGCGATCATGGCGGTGCCCAACGTGGTGCTGCTGATCCCGAAGTTCCTGGTCATCAACCAGCTCGGCATCTACAACTCCTATGCCGGCCTGATCGTGCCGCTGCTCGTCGACGCCGCGGGGATCTTCATCATGAAGAACTTCTTCGAGTCGATCCCCGTGTCGGTGGAGGAACAGGCCCGCATCGACGGTGCCGGGACCTTCCGGTTGTTCTGGTCGGTCGTGCTGCCGATGGCCCGGCCGGCGCTGGTGACGATCGTGATCCTGTCCTTCCAGGGCTCGTGGAACGAGCTGAGCCACTTCATCGTCGCGGCCAACGACCCCGAGCTGACCAACCTCACCAAGGGCGTGGCGTCGCTGGCGTCCAACCAGCTCGGGCAGGGCACCAAGTACCCGCTCAAGCTGGCGGCCGCCGCGGTGATGACGATCCCGGTGGCGATCGTCTTCCTGGTCTTCCAGAAGCGGATCATGAACACCAGCTCCGGCGCCGTGAAGGGCTGA
- a CDS encoding LacI family DNA-binding transcriptional regulator produces the protein MTDARPHSRGPVPHGHVTLADVARHAGVSAQSVSNALNNPARVAPQTRERILAVVEELGYRPNRSARALRNQRSRLIGVRVEASRDDRAALLLDQFLHALAESASANGCHLILCQADDEAEEIAAYRELLGTTSVDAFVLTGAHAGDARVAALRDLRVPFATFGRSWDGDTDLAWTDVDGRHGLYVATSHVAAQGHRRIAHVGWPRSSETGRDRLAGWEEACKDLSLDTDLHAEVADDFDQGRTAAHRLLDLSEPATAITCASDTLALGVLRALSERGLRAGSDVAVTGFDNSPAAALSTPGLTSLRQPLEQVAHDLVTAVEALVNGATEPHQSLLQPELVVRGSSLRGQTD, from the coding sequence GTGACCGACGCCCGTCCGCACAGCCGCGGCCCCGTCCCCCACGGCCACGTCACGCTCGCCGACGTCGCCCGGCACGCGGGCGTCTCGGCACAGTCGGTGTCCAACGCGCTCAACAACCCGGCGCGGGTCGCGCCCCAGACCCGCGAGCGGATCCTGGCGGTCGTCGAGGAGCTCGGCTACCGCCCCAACCGGTCGGCCCGCGCGCTGCGCAACCAGCGCTCGCGCCTCATCGGGGTCCGTGTCGAGGCCTCGCGCGACGACCGTGCGGCACTGCTGCTCGACCAGTTCCTGCACGCGCTCGCCGAGTCCGCCTCGGCCAACGGGTGCCACCTGATCCTGTGCCAGGCCGACGACGAGGCCGAGGAGATCGCGGCATACCGCGAGCTGCTGGGCACCACGTCGGTCGACGCCTTCGTGCTGACCGGCGCCCACGCCGGAGACGCCCGCGTGGCCGCCCTGCGCGACCTCCGCGTGCCGTTCGCGACCTTCGGCCGCTCGTGGGACGGCGACACCGACCTCGCGTGGACCGACGTCGACGGCCGGCACGGGCTCTACGTCGCCACGTCGCACGTCGCGGCCCAGGGCCACCGGCGCATCGCCCACGTCGGCTGGCCGCGCAGCTCCGAGACCGGCCGGGACCGCCTCGCCGGCTGGGAGGAGGCGTGCAAGGACCTCAGCCTCGACACCGACCTCCACGCCGAGGTGGCCGACGACTTCGACCAGGGCCGGACCGCTGCCCACCGGCTGCTCGACCTGTCCGAGCCGGCCACCGCGATCACCTGCGCCTCCGACACGCTCGCCCTCGGCGTGCTGCGAGCACTGTCCGAGCGGGGGCTGCGCGCCGGCTCCGACGTCGCCGTCACCGGGTTCGACAACTCCCCCGCCGCCGCACTCAGCACGCCGGGGCTCACCAGCCTGCGGCAACCGCTCGAGCAGGTCGCCCACGACCTCGTCACGGCCGTCGAGGCGCTGGTCAACGGCGCGACCGAGCCCCACCAGTCGCTGCTCCAGCCGGAGCTGGTCGTCCGCGGGTCGAGCCTGCGCGGCCAGACCGACTGA